From the genome of Streptacidiphilus sp. PB12-B1b:
GACGTGGACGACCGCAAGCTGGCCACGGCGCTGCGGCTGGGCGCCACCCACACCGTCAACTCCCGCACCGACGACCCGGTCGAGGCGGTCCGGGCGCTCACCGGCGGCCACGGCGCGGACGTCGTCATCGAGGCCGTCGGCCGCCCGGAGACCTACAAGCAGGCGTTCTACGCCCGCGACCTGGCCGGGACGGTGGTGCTGGTGGGCGTGCCCACCCCGGAGATGACCCTGGAGCTGCCGCTGCTGGACGTCTTCGGCCGCGGCGGCGCGCTCAAGTCGTCCTGGTACGGCGACTGCCTGCCCTCCCGCGACTTCCCGACCCTGATCGACCTGTACCTGCAGGGCCGGCTCGACCTGGACGCCTTCGTCTCCGAAACCATCCCGCTGGACGGCGTCGAGGAGGCGTTCGCCCGCATGCACAAGGGCGAGGTGCTGCGCTCGGTGGTGGTGCTGTGACCTCCGCGCGGATCGAGCACCTGGTCACCTCGGGCGTCTTCGAGCTGGACGGCGGCAGCTGGGAGGTGGACAACAACGTCTGGATCATCGGCGACGACACCGAGGCGGTGGTCATCGACGCCGCCCACGACGCTCCGGCCATCGCCGCGGCGGTCGGCTCCCGCCGGCTGACCGCGATCGTCTGCACCCACGCCCACAACGACCACATCGACGCCGCCCCGGCCCTGGCCGAGCTGACCGGCGCGCCGGTGCTGCTGCACCCCGACGACCTGCCGCTGTGGAAGCAGACCCACCCGCACCGCGAGCCGGACGGCCCGCTGGCCGCCGGGGCGCGGATCGAAGCGGCCGGGGTCGCGCTCACCGTGCTGCACACCCCCGGCCACAGCCCCGGCGCGGTCTGCCTGTACGCGCCCGAGCTGGGGGCGCTGTTCTCCGGCGACACCCTGTTCCGGGGCGGGCCGGGAGCGACCGGGCGCTCCTACTCGGACTTCCCGACGATCATCGACTCCCTCCGCGACCGGCTGCTCACCCTCCCGGGCTCCACGGTCGTCCACACCGGGCACGGGGAGTCCACCACCATCGGCGCGGAGGCCCCGCACCTGGCCGAGTGGATCGCCCGCGGGCACTGAACGGACGCGGAGGCGTCAGGGCAGCTGCTTCTCCACGGCGATCCTGCCCTCCGCGGCCAGCCGCCGCCGGGCCCACTCCAGGTTGGCCGGGTTCAGGTCGCGTCCGCTGGCGAGCACCAGGTCCTCGGCGGACACCTCCCCCTCCGCGCCGGTGTGCAGGACCGCGTCCGGGGTGACCTCGTCCGGCCCGGGGGTGCGCACCAGGTGCTGGTCGTCCGCCCCGCCGTAGCGGCGCTGGAACTTGGCGATCTCGCCCTCGGGGTCGACCTGCCGGGCCCGGCCGGTGTGGAACGGGTGGCTCTCCGCGGAGATCTCCACGTCCACCAGCGGGTAGGTCTTCCCGTCGTCCCACTCGATCGTGCGGTCGCTGGCCGCGGTGGACCGGGTCAGGAAGGCGTAGCCGGCGGAACGGTCCCGGAAGACCACCGGGCGGTAGTCGGGATTGGTGTCCTGTGCCATGGGATGCTCCTCGGTCTCCGTGTTCCGTGTGTGCCCGTTCCGGGTGCGCCCGCCGGGTCAGTCGGCGGCCTGGGCCTCCGCCTGGGCCTCCGCCGAGCCGAGGAGGCCCCGGTACTCGGGGTGCCGCTCGATCCAGCCCGCGTAGAACGGGCAGGAGGCGACGACCGTCGCCCCCGCCGCGCGGGCCTCGTCCAGGGAGGCCCGGGCCAGGGCCCCGGCAACACCGCGGCCCTCGAACCGCGGGTCCACCTCGGTGTGCGTGAAGGCGATGGCCCCCGGCGCGCGGAGGTACTCGGCGAACCCGGCCAGGGTCTCCCCGAACCGGGCCTCGTAGCGGTGGGAGGCGGGTACGTCGGACACCTCGGGCGGCTGGCTCACGGGTTCGCTCCGGATCCGTCGGTGGGCGGCAGGGCACGCCTGCCCGGACTGCTCCAGCATTAACCGCCTTGGCGTAACGCGCGACCCCGCCGGTACCGGCCGGGTGACGCGCCCGCGGCGCACCGGCCCCGGGCGGCGCTCAGTCGACCGGCTCCTCCTCCAGCTGCCGCAGCACCTCCTCGGACAGCCCCGCCAGCGCCGCCACCTGCTCCGGGGTGATGGCGTCGAAGACCAGCCGGCGGACCGTCCGCACGTGCCGGGGCGCGGCGGTGCGGATCGCCGCCCGGCCCGCCGGGGTGATCGCCACGAAGGAGCCGCGCCGGTCGTTGGCGCACTCCTCGCGGACGATCAGCTCCCGCTTCACCATCCGGGCCAGGTGGTGCGACATCCGGCTCTTCTCCCAGCGCAGCGCCCTGGCCAGCTCCAGCACCCTGATCCGGCCGCCGGGTATGTCGGTGAGCTGCACCAGGACGTCGAAGTCGGCCAGCGACAGGTCGGAGTCGGTCTGCAGCTCACGCCCCAGCCGGGCCATCAGCTGCGTGTGCATCCGCAGGAAGGAGCGCCAGGCCTGCGCCTCGGTGTCGTCGAGCCAGGCGGTGTCGGTGCTGGTGTCGGGGCTGCTCATCGGACCATTCTAGCTACATTGGTTGACGTGTCATCGAATCACGCTACGCTGTAGGTGAAGGTTCAACTAACTAGCAGCGAGCCCTACCGCCGAGGAGTCGTCCATGACCACCGCCATCACCCCCGACCTGTCCGGCAGCTACACCATCGACCCCGCCCACTCCACCATCGGCTTCGTCGCCCGCCACGCCATGGTCACCAAGGTGCGCGGCTCGTTCAAGGACGTCAGCGGCACCGTCACGGTCGACGCCCAGGACCCGGCCAAGTCCTCCGCCCAGGTGACCATCCAGGTCGCCAGCATCGACACCCGCAACCCGGACCGCGACGGCCACCTGCGCACCAACGACTTCCTCGACGCCGCCACCTACCCCACCATCACCTTCGCCTCCACCGCCGCCGAGCTGCGCGGCGAGAACAGCGTCACGCTGACCGGCGACCTCACCATCAAGGGCGTCACCAAGTCGATCGCCATCGACTTCGACTACCAGGGCGCGGCCACCGACCCCTTCGGCAACCACCGCCTGGGCTTCGAGGGCACGCACACCATCAGCCGCGCGGACTACGGCATCACCTGGAACGCGCCGCTGGAGACCGGCGGCGTGCTGGTCGGCGACAAGATCGTGCTGGAGTTCGACCTCTCGCTGGTCAAGAGCGCCTGACACCGGCCCCGGGGCACGGACGGCCCTGGCAGACTGGGCGGGTGCACTCCAAGCCCCCGGCCGGCCCGGCCGTCCCCTTCCGGCCCAACGCCGAGCAACTGGCCCTGGCCCACGGCACCACCATCGCGGACGTCGTCGGGCCGGGGCTGCACGTCCTGTTCTGCGGCATCAACCCGGGGCTGTGGTCGGGCGCCACCGGCCACCACTTCGCCCGCCCCGGCAACCGCTTCTGGCCCGCCCTGCACCGCTCCGGCTTCACGCCCCGCCAGTTCCGGCCCGACGAGCAGGACCAGCTGCCCGCCCTCGGCCTGGGCATCACCAACGTCGTCGCCCGCGCCTCCGCCAGGGCCGACGAGCTGACCGCCGACGAGTACCGCACCGGCGGCCAGGAGCTGGCCGAGCGCGTCGCCCGGCTGCGGCCCCGGGCGCTGGCCGTGCTGGGCATCGGCGCCTACCGCTCCGCCTTCGCCCGCCCCCGCGCCACGGTCGGCCGCCAGCCCGAGGACCTGAACGGCACCCAGGTCTGGGTCCTCCCCAACCCCAGCGGCCTCAACGCCCACTACACCCTCGACGGCATCGCAGCCGAGTTCAGGAAGCTGCGCCTGGCGGTGGGGTGACCGCTTGTGGCTCGCTGGCGCGCTGCTCCGGCAGGTCCGCCGCGGCGTTCGGTTCCGGTTCGCCCAGGGCGGCTCGACGGGCTGCGGCGTCCGGCATGGTGAGGCTGAACAGGGCCGCAGCCAGGGCGATCAACGCCAGCCCACGATAGGCGTCCTGATAGGCCGCCAGTTGCGGTGGGGCGCCGGCCGGGCGGTTGCTCTCCAGTACCAGCAGGGTGGCCACGACGGCCGGGGCGAGCGCGCCGGCGGTCTGCCGGACGACCGTGTTGAGCGTCGAGGCGTGCCCGACGTCGGCCCGGTCCACCGTGCTCAGCGATGCCACCGTGGTCGGCATGAACACCCCGCCCATGCTCACGCCCAGCAGGAACATGTACAGCCGGATGGTCCACAGGCTGGTGTGCAGACCGCAGCCGGACAGCAGCAACAGGACCACCGCGACCCCGCCCATGCCGGCCGCGATGATCAGGCGCGGCCCGACCCTGGCGTACAGCGCCCCGGCCACCTGGACGGTCAGCACCACGCCGAACGCCTCGGTGAAGGTGCTGGTGCCGGAGGCCAGCGCGCTCCGGCCCTGGGCCTCCTGGATGAACAGCGGCCCCAGGAACATGGCGCCCATGATCGCCACCAAGCCCACCAGGCAGATCAGGTTGGTGTCGCGGAACAGCCGGTCGGCGAACAGCCGCAGCCGCAGCACCGGTTCACGGGTCCGCAGCTGCACCGCGGTCGCGGCGGCCAGCAGCGCCACCCCGCCCGCCAGCGCCGCGTCCACCGCCGGTGCGGACCAACCCTGCTGCGCGCCCTCGCACACCCCGTACATCAGCGAGGCCAGCCCGGCGGCGGACAGCACCAGCCCGGGGACGTCCAGCCGATCGGGTTCGTGGTCCCGGTGCGGGGTCAGGAAGAGCAGGCCGAAGAGCGTGGCCGCGGCCCCGACCGGCAGGTTGACGTAGAACACCCAGCGCCAGGAGAAGCTGGTGACCAGGATGCCGCCGAGGATGGGCGCCAGGGCCGGGGCCACCTGCTGCGGAAAGATCATCAGCCGGCCCGCGCGGACCCGCTCGCTGGCCGAGAAGGTGCGGAACAGCATGGTGCTGCCGACCGGCAGCAGCAGCCCCCCGGCGCAGCCCTGGAGCGCCCGGTAGGCGACCAGCTGGCCGAGGCCGTCGGCGGAGCCGCAGAGCGCCGAGGCCAGGGTGAACAGGGCGAGGGCCAGCAGCAGCACCCGCTTGCCGCCGAAGCGGTCGCCCAGCCAGGCGGAGGCGGGCATGGTCATCCCGACGCACACCGGATAGACCACCACCACGCTGTCCAGACCGGTCGGGGCGAGGTGGAACTGACTGCCGATCGAGGGCAGGGCGACGGTGGTGATCGCGCCGTCGACTATGGAGAGGAAGATGGTCGAAGCCACCATGACGGGCACAACAGTGCGTTGGCTGAGGCGGTGGGGCACGGGCTCGGTCCAGAGGTGTGGCAGGGCATCATGAGGACGCGTCGGACCGGTTCACGCCGTCGGCCGACATATAGTGAGCATACTCATTATGATGCGCCTCACAATATGTGGAACGAGGATCGGTGCATGGCAGCTCCCGGGAGCAGCGACATCCTGGTGGACGAGCTCTTCGCCACCACTCACCGCCTGCAGACCTATGTGAACGCCCGGCTGCGCGTCCACGGAGCCTCGGTGGCGCGGCTGCGGGCCCTGCGGATGCTCGCCTCCTCTGCCGAGCCGCTGCGCATGCGCGACCTCAGCGAGATGCTGGGCGTCGCCGCCCGCACCACCACCGCACTGGTCGACTCCCTGGAGCGTGACGGCCTGGTCGAGCGGGTCCGCCACCCGGAGGACCGCCGGGCCTTCCTGCTGAGCCTCACCCCGCTGGGCAGGACCAGGCACACCGAGGCCGAGGAGGTCGACCGCCAGGCGCTGGCCACCGCGACCGGTCGGCTGGCCCCGGCCGAGCGGGCCCGGCTGCGGGAGCTGCTGGCGCTGATCCGCGACACCGTCGCCGAGGCGCCGCAGGCACCGCAGGGCCCGCCCGACGCCTGAGCCCGCCCGACCACGGCTCAGGCCGCGCCGCCCGTCCGCCGCTCACGCCGCCGCCCCGGGCGGGGTCAGGCCCGCGCCGCACGGCTGTCAACGGGTATCCACAGGGTTCGCGGGATGGCGGCCCGGGAGAACCGCCGTTGTAGTCTTGGCCGCGCATACGCGGGTGGAACAGCCCGCCCGTTCGCAAGGGAAACGGCCCGCCTGATGGAACTCGCGTACATCCCCAGCCCCTCCCAGGGCGTCTGGCACATCGGTCCGATCCCGATCCGCGCCTACGCGCTGTGCATCCTCGCGGGCATCGCCGCCGCCCTCTGGCTGACCCGCCGCCGGTGGGTGAAGCTCGGCGGCAATCCGGACGACGTCCTGGACATCGCCCTGTGGGCGGTCCCCTTCGGCATCGTCGGCGGGCGGCTGTACCACGTCATCACCGACCCGGAGCTGTACTTCAAGGCCGGTGAGCAGCCCATCCGGGCGCTGTACATCTGGGACGGCGGCCTCGGCATCTGGGGCGCTGTGGCCCTGGGCGCGGTCGGCGCCTGGATCGGCTGCCGCCGCAAGGGCGTGCCGCTGTCCGGCTTCGCCGACGCGCTCGCCCCGGGGCTGATCCTGGCCCAGGCCATCGGCCGCTGGGGCAACTACTTCAACCAGGAGCTGTACGGCGACCCGACCAAGCTGCCCTGGGGCCTGCTGATCGACCCGGCGCACCGCCCCCCGGCCACCCCCAGCCTGGGCGTCTACCAGCCGACCTTCCTGTACGAGTCGATCTGGGACATCGGCTGCTGCCTGCTGCTGCTGTGGGCCGACCGCCGCTGGAGCATGCACTCGGCCCGGCTGTTCGCCCTCTACGCCGCCGCCTACACGGCCGGCCGCGGCTGGATCGAGGCGCTGCGGGACGACCACGCCAACCGCTTCCTCGGGCTTCGGCTCAACGACTGGACCTCGCTGGTGGTCTTCCTGGTGGCGGTGGCCTTCCTCATCGCCACCCGCAACAAGCCCGCCCCGGAGAACCCGATCGGGCGGTCGCGGATCACCGATCCGGACGCCGCCGCCCCGGTCGACGCCGAAGCCGACTCCGATGCGGCCGTCACCGCCGCCGAGCCCCGGGAGGCCTCCGGCCCCGACGCCGCCGAGGGCGGCGGTCAGGGGCCCGGCGGCCAGAAGGACGCCCCGCGCAGGGACCGCAAGGACGACCAGGAGGACGCCGAGCTGCAGGCCTGAGCGCGGGCGCGCCGCCGCCCCCGCTCAGCGGGCCGCCAGTAGGATCGCCCCGGCCAGGGCGAGCCCGGAGCCGGCGGCCTGCACCGGCCGCAGTCGCTCGCCTATCAGGAACCGCGCGGACAGTGCGGTGACCACCGGGTACAGCGAGGCGAGCACGGCGGCGACCGCCACCGAGCCGGACTGGCTCGACAGCACGAACGCGCCGTTCGCCGAGACGTCGCCGATGCCCACGGCCGCCAGCCCGGCGAAGGTCCGCCGACCGGCCCCGGCGAGGTCCGCGAGCCGGTACGCCTCCGGCTCGCGGCGGGCGGCCCGCAGCAGCGCGCCGCCGCCCACGGCCAGGTTGCACGCCCGCTGCACCAGCAGGGCGAGCAGCAGCCCGGACGCGCCGGTGGACGCCTGGGACATCAGCGCCATGACGGTGCCGAAGCCGAAGGCCGCGACCAAGGTCAGCAGCACCGACGTCCGCTGCACCGGGGCGCCGCGCAGCTGCGGTCCGCCCGCCAGCACCACCCCGACCGCGGCCACCGCGATCCCGGCCGCCTGCAGCAGCCCCGGCCGCTCGCCCATGGCCAGGCCGACGCCGACCGGCACCACCACGCCCACGGTGGCCAGCGGCGAGACGACGCCCATCGGGCCGAGGGCGAGCGCCCGGTAGAAGGCGATCATCGCCACGGTGCCGACGACTCCCGCTGCCGCTGCGTACAGCAGCCGGGCCGAGCCGGTGTCGAATCCGCCGGTGGCGGCCACCGCGACCAGCAGCGCCGCCGCCGCGGCGGCCTGCGAGGCGACCACGACGACCAGGGCGGGCAGCCGACGGGTGAGCAGGCCGCCGCCGAAGTCGGAGATGCCCCACAGGGCGCTGCTGACCAGGGCGAACAGGGCAGTCATGGACGGAGCCTCGCAGTACAGTGGAGTGCATTGCTGGTACACCCCACTGTAGTTCATTCTGATGAACTTACTAGTTCATGATGATGAACCCTGCCTCCTCTGGACGGTCCATGCCCGACCTCGACCTGGTCGCCCAGGCCCTCGCGCGCAATGTGCGACAGTTCCGCACCGAACGCGCCCTGACCCTGGACGCCCTGGCCGCCCGGGCCGGGGTGAGCCGGGGCATGCTCATCCAGATCGAACAGGCGCGCACCAATCCCAGCGTCGGCACGGTCGTCCGGGTCGCGGACGCGCTCGGGGTCAGTTTGGCCCGGCTGCTCGACTACGACCAGGGCCCGGTCGTCCGGCTGGTGCCGCAGGAGGAGGCGGTGACGCTCTGGTCCACGCCGCAGGGCAGCGCCGCCGTCCTGCTGGCCGGGGTGGAGTCGCCGGGGCCGCTGGAGCTCTGGCACTGGTCCATCCGGCCCGGTGAGGGGCACGACTCCGACGCCCACCCGGCCGGGGCGACCGAGATCGTCCGGGTGGACGCGGGGGAGCTGCTGCTGGTGGTCGACGGCGTCGAGCACTCCGTGCCGGCCGGCACCACGGTCACCTACGACGCCGCCCGGCCGCACGGCTACCGCAATCCGGGCACGGAGACCGCCCGGCTCACCATGGTGGTCTCCGTCCCGCTGCCGCCCGGCTGAGCGGGCGCGACGCGTCCGCCGCCGCCCGCATCCGATCCCACGCACTGTCGGAGGCGGCCGGTAGCATCGCGGTGACGGACGCAGGGTAGGGAGGAGCCGACGACAGGGGGGTGACCAGCACAATGAGCATGACAGCCGTACTGTCGGTGGTCTTCGCGGTGTGCGCCGCGGTGAGCAACGCGCTCGGGACGGTCCTGCAGCGCCGGGCCGCACTGATCGTGCCGCAGTCCAACGGCTTCCGGCTGCGGCTGATGCTGGATCTGCTGCGCACCCCGGTCTGGTTCGGCGGCATACTCGGCGTCATCTTCGCCGCGGTGTTCCAGGCGCTGGCCCTGACCACCGGCCCGCTGGCGGTGGTGCAGCCGATCTTCGTGCTGGAGCTGCCGTTCGCCCTGCTGATCTCCGGGGTGGTGTTCCACAAGCGGATGCCGCGCCGGGGCTGGCTCTCGGTGGCCGCCATCGTCGTCGGCCTGGGCACCGCGCTGTTCGCGGCCTCCCCGCGCGGCGGGGACCTCCAGCCCTCCATGGCGCTGTGGGTGCTGGCGGTCGCCAGCTGTGGCGGTGCCATGGTGCTGCTGGCCCTGGCGGCGCTGCGCCGCCCGGTGGGCTCGGCCCGCGCCGTCTGCCTGGGCACGGCCGCCGCCATCGGCTACGCGCTGACGGCGGCGCTGATGAAGTCCGCCACCGACACCCTGGACCACCAGGGCGTCGCCGCCTTCTTCGAGTCCTGGCAGACCTACGGCTTCGCCGTGGTCGGCGTCTGCGCGCTGTTCCTGCTGGAGAACGCCATGCAGGCCGGGCCGCTGGTGGCCTCGCAGC
Proteins encoded in this window:
- a CDS encoding MarR family winged helix-turn-helix transcriptional regulator; translated protein: MSSPDTSTDTAWLDDTEAQAWRSFLRMHTQLMARLGRELQTDSDLSLADFDVLVQLTDIPGGRIRVLELARALRWEKSRMSHHLARMVKRELIVREECANDRRGSFVAITPAGRAAIRTAAPRHVRTVRRLVFDAITPEQVAALAGLSEEVLRQLEEEPVD
- a CDS encoding MarR family winged helix-turn-helix transcriptional regulator, with translation MAAPGSSDILVDELFATTHRLQTYVNARLRVHGASVARLRALRMLASSAEPLRMRDLSEMLGVAARTTTALVDSLERDGLVERVRHPEDRRAFLLSLTPLGRTRHTEAEEVDRQALATATGRLAPAERARLRELLALIRDTVAEAPQAPQGPPDA
- a CDS encoding DHA2 family efflux MFS transporter permease subunit; this encodes MVASTIFLSIVDGAITTVALPSIGSQFHLAPTGLDSVVVVYPVCVGMTMPASAWLGDRFGGKRVLLLALALFTLASALCGSADGLGQLVAYRALQGCAGGLLLPVGSTMLFRTFSASERVRAGRLMIFPQQVAPALAPILGGILVTSFSWRWVFYVNLPVGAAATLFGLLFLTPHRDHEPDRLDVPGLVLSAAGLASLMYGVCEGAQQGWSAPAVDAALAGGVALLAAATAVQLRTREPVLRLRLFADRLFRDTNLICLVGLVAIMGAMFLGPLFIQEAQGRSALASGTSTFTEAFGVVLTVQVAGALYARVGPRLIIAAGMGGVAVVLLLLSGCGLHTSLWTIRLYMFLLGVSMGGVFMPTTVASLSTVDRADVGHASTLNTVVRQTAGALAPAVVATLLVLESNRPAGAPPQLAAYQDAYRGLALIALAAALFSLTMPDAAARRAALGEPEPNAAADLPEQRASEPQAVTPPPGAAS
- a CDS encoding MBL fold metallo-hydrolase is translated as MTSARIEHLVTSGVFELDGGSWEVDNNVWIIGDDTEAVVIDAAHDAPAIAAAVGSRRLTAIVCTHAHNDHIDAAPALAELTGAPVLLHPDDLPLWKQTHPHREPDGPLAAGARIEAAGVALTVLHTPGHSPGAVCLYAPELGALFSGDTLFRGGPGATGRSYSDFPTIIDSLRDRLLTLPGSTVVHTGHGESTTIGAEAPHLAEWIARGH
- a CDS encoding DMT family transporter; this translates as MTAVLSVVFAVCAAVSNALGTVLQRRAALIVPQSNGFRLRLMLDLLRTPVWFGGILGVIFAAVFQALALTTGPLAVVQPIFVLELPFALLISGVVFHKRMPRRGWLSVAAIVVGLGTALFAASPRGGDLQPSMALWVLAVASCGGAMVLLALAALRRPVGSARAVCLGTAAAIGYALTAALMKSATDTLDHQGVAAFFESWQTYGFAVVGVCALFLLENAMQAGPLVASQPALTLGDALISLSLGVTLYNESVRTGWWLLPQVFGAGLVLLGAVGLSHLDAVRRGGEAAGEDDPEPISPASLAPTAAQTEAPTADVPPTAEAAQAPGPALPALSDEVS
- a CDS encoding EamA family transporter → MTALFALVSSALWGISDFGGGLLTRRLPALVVVVASQAAAAAALLVAVAATGGFDTGSARLLYAAAAGVVGTVAMIAFYRALALGPMGVVSPLATVGVVVPVGVGLAMGERPGLLQAAGIAVAAVGVVLAGGPQLRGAPVQRTSVLLTLVAAFGFGTVMALMSQASTGASGLLLALLVQRACNLAVGGGALLRAARREPEAYRLADLAGAGRRTFAGLAAVGIGDVSANGAFVLSSQSGSVAVAAVLASLYPVVTALSARFLIGERLRPVQAAGSGLALAGAILLAAR
- the mug gene encoding G/U mismatch-specific DNA glycosylase, which encodes MHSKPPAGPAVPFRPNAEQLALAHGTTIADVVGPGLHVLFCGINPGLWSGATGHHFARPGNRFWPALHRSGFTPRQFRPDEQDQLPALGLGITNVVARASARADELTADEYRTGGQELAERVARLRPRALAVLGIGAYRSAFARPRATVGRQPEDLNGTQVWVLPNPSGLNAHYTLDGIAAEFRKLRLAVG
- the lgt gene encoding prolipoprotein diacylglyceryl transferase — its product is MELAYIPSPSQGVWHIGPIPIRAYALCILAGIAAALWLTRRRWVKLGGNPDDVLDIALWAVPFGIVGGRLYHVITDPELYFKAGEQPIRALYIWDGGLGIWGAVALGAVGAWIGCRRKGVPLSGFADALAPGLILAQAIGRWGNYFNQELYGDPTKLPWGLLIDPAHRPPATPSLGVYQPTFLYESIWDIGCCLLLLWADRRWSMHSARLFALYAAAYTAGRGWIEALRDDHANRFLGLRLNDWTSLVVFLVAVAFLIATRNKPAPENPIGRSRITDPDAAAPVDAEADSDAAVTAAEPREASGPDAAEGGGQGPGGQKDAPRRDRKDDQEDAELQA
- a CDS encoding GNAT family N-acetyltransferase, giving the protein MSQPPEVSDVPASHRYEARFGETLAGFAEYLRAPGAIAFTHTEVDPRFEGRGVAGALARASLDEARAAGATVVASCPFYAGWIERHPEYRGLLGSAEAQAEAQAAD
- a CDS encoding YceI family protein, whose amino-acid sequence is MTTAITPDLSGSYTIDPAHSTIGFVARHAMVTKVRGSFKDVSGTVTVDAQDPAKSSAQVTIQVASIDTRNPDRDGHLRTNDFLDAATYPTITFASTAAELRGENSVTLTGDLTIKGVTKSIAIDFDYQGAATDPFGNHRLGFEGTHTISRADYGITWNAPLETGGVLVGDKIVLEFDLSLVKSA
- a CDS encoding helix-turn-helix domain-containing protein; amino-acid sequence: MPDLDLVAQALARNVRQFRTERALTLDALAARAGVSRGMLIQIEQARTNPSVGTVVRVADALGVSLARLLDYDQGPVVRLVPQEEAVTLWSTPQGSAAVLLAGVESPGPLELWHWSIRPGEGHDSDAHPAGATEIVRVDAGELLLVVDGVEHSVPAGTTVTYDAARPHGYRNPGTETARLTMVVSVPLPPG